The following proteins are encoded in a genomic region of [Eubacterium] hominis:
- a CDS encoding response regulator transcription factor, with translation MIDNILIIEDEKAIQSVLYELLTEAGYRVTLANDGLEGLSQFEKQYFSLILLDIMMPKIDGYAVCEIIRKNSDIPIIMLTAMDEEEAQVKAFELQADDYITKPFSLKLVLMRIEAVLRRTKEKVENHNIFISHGIKLDTNRHTVEVNGKEINLTQLEFDILEVFMKHRNQVLTRDNLINQVWGYDFTGDEKAVNIHVMNLRRKLDIDCIQTIRGVGYKFESED, from the coding sequence ATGATTGATAATATATTGATAATCGAAGATGAAAAAGCCATTCAGTCTGTTCTATATGAATTACTGACAGAAGCTGGATATAGAGTTACTTTAGCAAATGACGGCTTGGAGGGTCTTTCACAATTTGAAAAACAGTATTTCTCACTGATACTGCTGGATATTATGATGCCGAAAATCGACGGGTATGCGGTATGTGAGATAATACGCAAAAATTCAGATATTCCAATTATCATGCTCACAGCTATGGACGAAGAAGAAGCACAGGTTAAAGCATTTGAATTACAGGCTGACGACTATATTACAAAACCATTTTCTTTAAAACTGGTTTTAATGAGAATAGAAGCTGTACTTCGACGCACTAAAGAAAAAGTAGAAAATCACAACATTTTTATTTCTCATGGTATCAAGCTGGATACAAATAGACATACCGTTGAAGTAAATGGGAAAGAAATAAATCTTACACAGTTGGAATTTGATATATTGGAAGTATTTATGAAACATAGAAATCAAGTGTTGACCAGAGATAACCTCATCAATCAAGTATGGGGATATGATTTTACAGGAGATGAAAAGGCTGTCAATATCCACGTCATGAATCTTCGACGCAAGCTGGATATTGACTGTATTCAAACGATACGAGGGGTGGGATATAAATTTGAAAGTGAAGATTAA